ACGCAAGCCTCGCCTTCAACAACCCTTAGCTCCTTGTGCTGCATTGTTCCCGCCCAAGCAGGGAAACAATGCTTGCTCCCCTTATGACCCTAGAGGTGCACAGCATTCGGCGCTCCCAAGCCTTGAAGCAGGGCGCCAACGCTACAATGGATGTGGAACTGTATAACGCTACATTAGACTAGCTCCACCATACCCTCTGGCCTGGTGTCTGTGGAGCCTTGAACAGCCCCCTTGACGAGGTTCTAGCTGTTAACCCGGCAGCACTAGAGGAAACATACCGCAGCAGAGAGCTCTTCCAGGGATACCGTGTAGAGCCGCCCTTCGCACTACGGCTCGACGGTGTTGGGTGGGGACACCGCCTAGAGGGCTTCACGCAGCCCCGCGACCTCCGCGTGCACCGCGCACTGGTACACGCTGTTATGGAGGTTCTAAGACTGCTGGGGGGCTGCTGTGGCTACGTGGTCAGCGACGAGGCCAACATTGTCTTCCTAGACGAGGCCCCCTACGGTGGCCGCGTCGAGAAGCTAGCCAGCATATCTGCCGCCATAGCCTCAGCCACTGTATCCCTGGAACTCGGCCGCAGGCTATTCCTAGACTCCCGCGTTGTGAAGCTCTACAGCAAACGGGACGCCTACCGCTACCTACTCTACCGCGCACGGGTCGGCTTCAACAACTACGTCTCAACACTCTACCACCAACACCTAGGCTCCAAGAAGTACACGCCACCACTACACGTAATGCTACACGAACTACGAGAGAAGACAGACCTCGACCCCCTCAAGGGGCCGCACTGGCGTAGCCTGGGCAGCTGCATAGCATACCTAGAAGCCGAAAGACAATCCAACAACACCATGGCTCTGAGGAGACGAATAGCAGCAATGGACGGCCTCGAACTCTGCAGAAAGAAGCTACTAGAAAACGAGGGCAAGGAATAAAAACACCCCACACACCAGAACACTGAGGAATCATGGATTGGTGGGCCGGTAGCTCAGCCTGGAAGAGCGCTCGGCTTGCACCCGAGAGGTCCCGGGTTCAAATCCCGGCCGGTCCACCACCCTCTACTCAAATCTCCTTCGCTTAGTTGCTGCTTTTACATGAGCCGCTCGTTCACGATTCTGTCGAGAGGCCCAACACACTTGGTGACTACTCTACCATTCTCTCGGCCTTGCGGGTAGACGTATATTCTTCCCTTGATCTTCTTAACTACAGGCTTGGGAGGCAAGGACTAGACCCGTATCAGAGGCACATCAAGCATCTGTTATGTAGTTAACACGTAGACAGCTAACCCTGACAAGCAGAAATGGGCAGCCAAGAGGAGTCTACAATCAACTCCTTGTAGCTGAGGACACAAGTAGTTAAGTTACCATGTTTTGTTACACCTCTATATGAGGTTAAGAATTCCACATTAAGGTGGATTAGGTAGAGGGGCACCATGTTTACAGACTATAAAATAAGGTATTACTTCTGCGAGAGGTATGTTACTGACTCTACGCTTCTTCCCAACTCCATACTTC
This DNA window, taken from Hyperthermus butylicus DSM 5456, encodes the following:
- a CDS encoding tRNA(His) guanylyltransferase Thg1 family protein, coding for MNSPLDEVLAVNPAALEETYRSRELFQGYRVEPPFALRLDGVGWGHRLEGFTQPRDLRVHRALVHAVMEVLRLLGGCCGYVVSDEANIVFLDEAPYGGRVEKLASISAAIASATVSLELGRRLFLDSRVVKLYSKRDAYRYLLYRARVGFNNYVSTLYHQHLGSKKYTPPLHVMLHELREKTDLDPLKGPHWRSLGSCIAYLEAERQSNNTMALRRRIAAMDGLELCRKKLLENEGKE
- a CDS encoding putative integrase, producing the protein MPPKPVVKKIKGRIYVYPQGRENGRVVTKCVGPLDRIVNERLM